A window of the Oncorhynchus keta strain PuntledgeMale-10-30-2019 chromosome 21, Oket_V2, whole genome shotgun sequence genome harbors these coding sequences:
- the LOC118399946 gene encoding 40S ribosomal protein S10-like, which produces MLMPKKNRIAIYELLFKEGVMVAKKDVHLPKHPELADKNVPNLHVMKAMLSLKSLGYVKEQFAWRHFYWYLTNEGIQYLRDFLHLPPEIVPATLRRQMRPETARPRPKGMEGERGERPARFNRDGGDRDNYRRSAAPPGGGDKKAEAGAGSATEFQFRGGFGRGRGQQPPQE; this is translated from the exons ATGCTGATGCCTAAGAAGAACCGTATTGCCATCTATGAGCTCCTCTTCAAAGAGGGCGTCATGGTGGCAAAGAAAGATGTGCATCTGCCCAAGCACCCTGAATTGGCCGACAAGAACGTGCCCAACCTTCATGTGATGAAAGCAATGCTG TCCTTGAAGTCACTTGGGTATGTCAAGGAGCAATTTGCCTGGCGCCATTTCTACTGGTACCTCACCAATGAAGGTATCCAGTACCTGAGAGACTTCCTCCACCTTCCACCTGAGATTGTTCCCGCCACCCTTCGCCGCCAGATGCGTCCTGAGACCGCGAGGCCCCGGCCCAAGG gtatggagggagagaggggagagaggcctGCCCGCTTCAACCGTGATGGGGGTGATAGAGACAACTACAGAAGATCTGCTGCACCGC CTGGTGGAGGAGACAAGAAAGCAGAGGCAGGTGCTGGTTCAGCCACAGAGTTCCAATTT AGGGGTGGATTTGGACGTGGCAGAGGACAGCAGCctcctcaggagtaa
- the nudt3b gene encoding diphosphoinositol polyphosphate phosphohydrolase 1 produces MMKLKSNQTRTYDGDGYKKRAACLCFRSESEEEVLLVSSSRHPDKWIVPGGGMEPEEEPNVAAAREVCEEAGVKGTLGRLVGIFENRERKHRTYVYILIVTEVLEDWEDSVNIGRKRDWFKIDDAIQVLQCHKPVQATYFEPLKDGCLTSNGTPLVATIGGDLSPTYNISQSSVSGIR; encoded by the exons ATGATGAAGCTCAAGTCAAACCAAACCCGGACATACGATGGGGATGGCTACAAGAAGCGGGCCGCCTGTCTATGCTTCAGGAGTGAAAGTGAAGAGGAG GTGCTGTTGGTGAGTAGTAGTCGTCATCCAGACAAGTGGATTGTCCCTGGTGGGGGGATGGAGCCAGAAGAGGAGCCCAATGTAGCAGCAGCACGAGAAGTCTGTGAAGAG GCAGGTGTGAAGGGGACTTTAGGTCGCCTAGTTGGAATATTTGAG AACCGAGAGAGGAAACACAGAACCTACGTCTACATTCTTATTGTAACTGAGGTCCTGGAGGATTGGGAGGACTCAGTGAACATTG GGAGAAAAAGGGATTGGTTTAAAATAGACGATGCAATACAAGTGTTGCAGTGTCACAAGCCTGTGCAGGCCACATACTTCGAGCCTCTCAAGGATGGTTGCCTGACCAGCAACGGGACGCCCCTGGTGGCCACGATAGGCGGAGACCTCTCCCCCACCTACAACATCAGCCAGAGCTCCGTGTCGGGTATCAGATAA